Proteins from one Salmonella bongori NCTC 12419 genomic window:
- the fbaA gene encoding class II fructose-bisphosphate aldolase translates to MSKIFDFVKPGVITGDDVQKVFQVAKENNFALPAVNCVGTDSINAVLETAAKVKAPVIVQFSNGGASFIAGKGVKSDVPQGAAILGAISGAHHVHQMAEHYGVPVILHTDHCAKKLLPWIDGLLDAGEKHFAATGKPLFSSHMIDLSEESLHENIEICSKYLARMSKIDMTLEIELGCTGGEEDGVDNSHMDASALYTQPEDVDYAYTELSKISPRFTIAASFGNVHGVYKPGNVVLTPTILRDSQEYVSKKHNLPHNSLNFVFHGGSGSTAQEIKDSVSYGVVKMNIDTDTQWATWEGVLNYYKENEAYLQGQLGNPKGEDQPNKKYYDPRVWLRAGQTSMIARLEKAFKELNAIDVL, encoded by the coding sequence ATGTCTAAAATTTTTGATTTCGTAAAACCAGGCGTAATCACTGGTGATGACGTACAGAAAGTGTTCCAGGTAGCAAAAGAAAACAACTTCGCTCTGCCAGCCGTTAACTGCGTAGGCACCGATTCCATCAACGCTGTTCTGGAAACCGCTGCAAAAGTTAAAGCGCCGGTCATCGTACAGTTCTCCAACGGTGGTGCTTCCTTCATCGCGGGTAAAGGTGTGAAATCCGACGTGCCTCAGGGCGCGGCAATTCTGGGCGCAATCTCTGGCGCACATCACGTTCATCAGATGGCTGAACACTACGGTGTTCCGGTTATCCTGCATACTGACCACTGCGCGAAAAAACTGCTGCCGTGGATCGACGGTCTGCTGGACGCGGGTGAAAAACACTTTGCTGCTACCGGTAAACCGCTGTTCTCTTCTCACATGATTGACCTGTCTGAAGAGTCTCTGCACGAAAACATCGAAATCTGCTCCAAATACCTGGCGCGCATGTCCAAAATCGACATGACTCTGGAAATCGAACTGGGTTGTACTGGTGGTGAAGAAGACGGCGTGGACAACAGCCACATGGACGCTTCCGCACTGTACACTCAGCCGGAAGACGTTGATTATGCGTACACCGAGCTGAGCAAAATCAGCCCGCGTTTCACCATCGCGGCGTCTTTCGGTAACGTACACGGTGTTTACAAACCGGGTAACGTTGTGCTGACGCCGACCATTCTGCGTGATTCTCAGGAATATGTGTCTAAGAAACACAACCTGCCGCACAACAGCCTGAACTTCGTCTTCCATGGCGGTTCCGGTTCTACCGCTCAGGAAATCAAAGACTCCGTAAGCTACGGCGTAGTGAAAATGAACATTGATACCGATACCCAGTGGGCAACCTGGGAAGGTGTTCTGAACTACTACAAAGAAAACGAAGCGTATCTGCAAGGTCAACTGGGCAACCCGAAAGGCGAAGATCAGCCGAACAAAAAATACTATGACCCGCGCGTATGGCTGCGTGCTGGCCAGACTTCCATGATCGCTCGTCTGGAAAAAGCATTTAAAGAACTGAACGCGATTGACGTTCTGTAA
- the pgk gene encoding phosphoglycerate kinase, with the protein MSVIKMTDLDLAGKRVFIRADLNVPVKEGKVTSDARIRASLPTIELALKQGAKVMVTSHLGRPTEGEYNEEFSLLPVVNYLKDKLSAPVRLVKDYLDGVEVADGELVVLENVRFNKGEKKDDEALSKKYAALCDVFVMDAFGTAHRAQASTHGIGKFADVACAGPLLAAELDALGKALKEPARPMVAIVGGSKVSTKLTVLDSLSKIADQLIVGGGIANTFVAAQGHSVGKSLYEADLVDEAKRLLTTCDIPVPTDVRVATEFSETATATLKSVNDVKEDEQILDIGDASAQQLAEILKNAKTILWNGPVGVFEFPNFRKGTEIVANAIADSEAFSIAGGGDTLAAIDLFGIADKISYISTGGGAFLEFVEGKVLPAVAMLEERAKK; encoded by the coding sequence ATGTCTGTAATTAAGATGACCGATCTGGATCTGGCCGGGAAACGCGTTTTTATCCGTGCGGATCTGAACGTACCTGTTAAAGAAGGGAAAGTGACCAGCGACGCGCGTATCCGCGCTTCTCTGCCGACCATCGAACTGGCTCTGAAACAGGGCGCGAAAGTGATGGTAACTTCCCACCTGGGTCGTCCTACCGAAGGCGAGTACAACGAAGAATTCTCTCTGCTGCCGGTTGTTAACTACCTGAAAGATAAACTGTCTGCTCCGGTCCGTCTGGTTAAAGATTACCTGGACGGCGTGGAAGTGGCTGACGGTGAGTTGGTCGTTCTGGAAAACGTTCGCTTCAACAAAGGCGAGAAAAAAGACGACGAAGCGCTGTCTAAAAAATACGCTGCTCTGTGCGACGTATTCGTAATGGATGCATTCGGTACTGCGCACCGCGCGCAGGCTTCTACCCACGGTATTGGTAAATTCGCTGACGTCGCATGTGCAGGCCCGCTGCTGGCAGCAGAACTGGACGCGCTGGGTAAAGCGCTGAAAGAACCGGCTCGCCCGATGGTAGCTATTGTCGGTGGTTCTAAAGTGTCTACCAAGCTGACCGTGCTGGACTCCCTGTCTAAAATCGCTGACCAGTTGATCGTCGGTGGTGGTATCGCCAACACCTTCGTTGCCGCTCAGGGCCACAGCGTCGGTAAATCCCTGTATGAAGCAGATCTGGTTGACGAGGCAAAACGTCTGCTGACGACTTGCGATATCCCGGTTCCGACCGACGTTCGCGTAGCGACCGAGTTCTCTGAAACCGCAACAGCAACGCTGAAATCCGTTAATGATGTGAAAGAAGATGAGCAGATCCTGGACATCGGTGACGCTTCCGCTCAGCAGCTGGCAGAAATCCTCAAGAATGCCAAAACCATTCTGTGGAACGGTCCGGTGGGTGTGTTCGAATTCCCGAACTTCCGTAAAGGGACTGAAATCGTTGCCAATGCTATCGCAGACAGCGAAGCATTCTCCATCGCTGGCGGTGGTGACACCCTGGCAGCAATTGACCTGTTCGGTATTGCTGACAAAATCTCCTACATCTCCACTGGCGGCGGCGCATTCCTCGAATTCGTGGAAGGCAAAGTGCTGCCAGCGGTAGCGATGCTCGAAGAGCGCGCTAAGAAGTAA
- a CDS encoding PPC domain-containing DNA-binding protein, with protein MTNAHHHASTARFYALRLLPGQEVFSQLHTFVQQNQLHAAWVAGCTGSLTDVALRYAGQESTTLLTGTFEVISLNGTLESGGEHLHLSIADPCGAMLGGHMMSGCTVRTTLELIIGELTALTFSRQPCAVSGYDELTISPR; from the coding sequence ATGACAAACGCTCACCATCACGCTTCTACAGCGCGCTTTTACGCGCTTCGTCTGCTTCCCGGTCAGGAAGTGTTTTCCCAATTACACACCTTTGTGCAACAGAATCAATTACATGCCGCCTGGGTCGCGGGGTGTACCGGCAGTCTGACCGACGTTGCGCTGCGTTATGCCGGACAAGAGTCGACCACATTGCTTACCGGCACGTTTGAAGTGATCTCGCTTAACGGCACACTTGAAAGCGGTGGAGAACATCTGCATTTGTCGATTGCCGATCCCTGCGGCGCAATGCTCGGCGGCCATATGATGTCCGGCTGTACCGTGCGCACAACCCTGGAACTGATTATCGGCGAGCTTACGGCCCTTACCTTCAGTCGCCAACCGTGTGCGGTTTCCGGTTACGACGAACTGACCATCTCCCCACGCTAA
- the epd gene encoding erythrose-4-phosphate dehydrogenase — translation MTVRIAINGFGRIGRNVVRALYESGRRAEITVVAINELADAAGMAHLLKYDTSHGRFAWEVRHEREQLFVGDDVIRILHERTLTDLPWRELGVDVVLDCTGVYGNREHGEAHIAAGAKKVLFSHPGSNNLDATVVFGVNQHQLHAEHRIVSNASCTTNCIIPVIKLLDDAYGIESGTVTTIHSAMNDQQVIDAYHSDLRRTRAASQSIIPVDTKLAAGITRIFPQFNDRFEAIAVRVPTINVTAIDLSVTVKKPVKACEVNLLLQKAAQGAFHGIVDYTESPLVSIDFNHDPHSAIVDGTQTRVSGAHLIKTLVWCDNEWGFANRMLDTTLAMAAVGFRLDA, via the coding sequence ATGACCGTACGCATAGCGATTAATGGCTTTGGTCGCATCGGACGTAACGTGGTTCGTGCTTTGTATGAATCCGGACGTCGGGCGGAAATTACCGTGGTGGCCATCAACGAGCTGGCGGATGCCGCAGGCATGGCGCATTTGCTGAAATATGACACCAGCCACGGGCGTTTTGCATGGGAGGTTCGTCATGAGCGCGAGCAACTCTTTGTCGGCGACGATGTTATCCGTATTCTGCATGAGCGAACGTTGACGGATCTGCCGTGGCGTGAACTGGGCGTTGATGTTGTGCTGGATTGTACGGGAGTATATGGCAACCGGGAGCATGGCGAGGCGCATATTGCCGCTGGCGCAAAGAAAGTCCTTTTTTCTCATCCGGGTAGTAACAATCTTGACGCCACCGTCGTTTTTGGCGTGAACCAACACCAACTGCACGCGGAACATCGTATTGTCTCAAACGCTTCCTGTACCACGAATTGCATAATTCCCGTCATTAAATTGTTGGATGATGCTTACGGCATTGAGTCCGGTACAGTAACGACGATCCACTCCGCGATGAACGATCAGCAGGTGATCGACGCCTATCACTCCGATCTGCGGCGTACGCGTGCGGCCAGCCAGTCGATTATTCCGGTGGATACGAAACTGGCGGCGGGCATCACACGTATATTCCCGCAGTTTAACGATCGTTTCGAAGCGATTGCTGTACGCGTTCCCACCATCAATGTGACGGCAATCGATTTAAGCGTGACGGTGAAGAAACCGGTAAAAGCCTGTGAAGTCAACCTGTTGCTGCAAAAAGCAGCACAAGGTGCATTTCATGGTATAGTTGACTATACGGAATCACCGTTGGTCTCGATAGATTTTAACCACGACCCGCACAGTGCCATTGTTGATGGTACGCAAACCCGGGTCAGTGGCGCCCACCTGATCAAGACGCTGGTCTGGTGCGATAATGAATGGGGCTTTGCTAACCGTATGCTCGACACCACGTTAGCAATGGCCGCAGTGGGTTTCAGGCTCGACGCGTAA
- a CDS encoding MFS transporter, with amino-acid sequence MSESCEVTEVTKKKGIPAWWVTVFLFWLGWIFMYADRTILNPVMGELEKEFGLSGTQLGILNSVFYFSYALLQVPAGILGDKIGKKKVLVPGFILFGLFTAVTGWAKSWYMLLFARVVTGAGEGTYYGPQYGLSSEQIPKKYRSLGSAIINSGMAFGIALGLMTSSWLVYDQGHSWRMPFYAMAIPSVLVGVAIWLLVKEKKRNADVAGQQVKKGKFSDLLKNRNLILTYVMVFCSLFGFFVILTWLPYYLQSERGIAGGETGFISSLVAWISIPGALLFSSLSDKLGKRKPLILFLVPVAIISMLSIIWMPNMTGVIIALCVYGLVGKLALDPVLVALVADSVDENNYSTAFGLFNFIGMSSSILAPIIAGAARDITGSLASSFYVSAILLGIGLVAMLFLKEKRT; translated from the coding sequence ATGTCTGAATCATGTGAAGTGACTGAGGTCACAAAGAAAAAAGGAATACCGGCCTGGTGGGTCACCGTTTTCCTGTTCTGGCTGGGATGGATTTTCATGTACGCCGACCGGACAATATTGAACCCGGTGATGGGTGAACTGGAAAAAGAATTCGGCTTAAGTGGAACGCAATTAGGTATTCTTAATTCTGTATTCTATTTTTCTTACGCCTTATTACAGGTCCCGGCAGGAATTCTCGGCGATAAAATTGGTAAGAAAAAAGTGCTGGTGCCAGGTTTTATTCTGTTTGGCCTCTTCACCGCCGTAACGGGGTGGGCAAAAAGCTGGTATATGCTGCTGTTTGCTCGCGTCGTAACGGGGGCCGGAGAAGGGACCTACTATGGCCCGCAGTACGGCTTATCTTCAGAACAAATCCCTAAGAAATACCGCTCGCTGGGCAGCGCAATTATTAACAGCGGCATGGCCTTTGGTATCGCCTTAGGTCTGATGACCTCCAGCTGGTTGGTTTACGATCAGGGCCATTCATGGCGTATGCCGTTCTACGCAATGGCTATTCCGTCAGTCCTGGTGGGGGTGGCTATCTGGCTGTTAGTTAAAGAGAAAAAGCGTAACGCTGATGTTGCTGGCCAGCAGGTGAAAAAAGGGAAATTTAGCGATCTGCTGAAAAACCGTAATCTGATCCTGACTTATGTAATGGTGTTTTGTAGCCTGTTTGGTTTCTTCGTTATCCTTACCTGGCTTCCGTATTATCTGCAAAGTGAACGTGGTATTGCCGGAGGCGAAACTGGGTTTATTTCTTCACTGGTGGCATGGATTTCTATTCCTGGCGCGCTGTTGTTCTCCAGCTTGTCTGACAAATTAGGTAAGCGCAAGCCGCTCATTTTGTTCCTGGTTCCGGTTGCGATTATCAGCATGCTGTCAATTATTTGGATGCCAAATATGACCGGCGTAATTATCGCCCTGTGCGTTTACGGCCTCGTCGGAAAACTGGCATTGGATCCGGTACTGGTGGCGCTGGTGGCGGATAGTGTCGATGAAAATAATTATAGCACCGCGTTTGGCTTATTTAATTTTATCGGCATGAGCTCATCTATTCTGGCACCCATTATTGCTGGTGCGGCGCGCGATATAACCGGTAGCCTGGCATCCAGTTTTTATGTCTCCGCGATTTTGCTGGGTATTGGCCTGGTAGCCATGCTGTTTTTGAAAGAAAAACGTACATAA
- a CDS encoding ECF transporter S component, with protein MARRQFSSQSLVLIVIAIAINMIGGQLISLLKLPIFLDSIGTLISAVLLGPVVGMLTGLITNLLWGLLTDPIAAAFAPVAMVIGLVAGWLARAGWFRSLPKVIVSGIIITLAVTLVAVPLRTALFGGVTGSGADLFVAWMHSMGQNLVESVAITVIGANLVDKILTAIIVWILLRQLPLRTIRHFPAMSAVR; from the coding sequence ATGGCTCGTCGCCAATTTTCCAGCCAGTCGCTGGTGCTGATCGTCATCGCCATTGCTATAAATATGATTGGCGGACAATTGATTAGCCTGTTGAAACTGCCCATTTTCCTTGACTCCATCGGTACGCTTATCAGCGCGGTGCTGCTGGGTCCGGTAGTGGGAATGTTAACCGGTTTAATAACCAACCTGCTCTGGGGGCTGCTGACCGACCCTATCGCTGCCGCCTTTGCTCCGGTAGCTATGGTCATCGGTCTGGTCGCCGGTTGGCTGGCGCGCGCGGGTTGGTTTCGTAGCCTGCCAAAAGTGATCGTCAGCGGCATCATCATTACGTTGGCGGTGACGCTGGTCGCCGTACCGCTTCGTACCGCGCTTTTTGGCGGCGTGACTGGCAGCGGCGCTGATTTGTTTGTCGCCTGGATGCATTCGATGGGGCAAAACCTGGTGGAATCCGTCGCAATTACGGTGATAGGCGCCAATCTGGTGGATAAAATTCTGACGGCGATCATTGTCTGGATTCTGCTGCGTCAGTTGCCTCTGCGCACCATCCGCCATTTTCCTGCTATGTCCGCCGTCCGCTAG
- a CDS encoding carbamate kinase, with product MKKKLVIALGGNALLQRGEILSAENQQRSIQLFAQMVTTLARDYQLVIVHGNGPQVGLLALQNAAYTESPAWPLDILVAESQGMIGVAIAQALTQSGGGVPVTTLMTRVEVDPRDEAFAAPGKYIGPVYQPEQQAELEARYGWTMKADGPYIRRVVPSPMPQNIIDSDAIQTLMAAGHMVICCGGGGVPVVAQDDGYQGTEAVIDKDLTAAVLANAINADHLLILTDADAVYENWGTPQARALHHVTTEELAPFAAPDGAMGPKASAVIEFVKQTGNMAFIGALKDAPQILAGEKGTCVTR from the coding sequence ATGAAAAAGAAACTGGTTATTGCCCTGGGCGGCAATGCATTATTACAGCGTGGAGAAATTCTGAGCGCAGAAAACCAACAGCGCAGCATTCAGCTTTTTGCTCAAATGGTGACAACGCTGGCCCGCGATTACCAGCTAGTGATTGTTCACGGTAATGGCCCGCAGGTGGGGCTGCTGGCCTTGCAGAATGCAGCGTACACTGAATCTCCGGCCTGGCCGCTGGATATTCTGGTCGCCGAAAGCCAGGGGATGATTGGCGTCGCCATAGCGCAGGCGTTGACGCAAAGCGGTGGCGGCGTCCCCGTGACGACGCTGATGACACGTGTTGAAGTCGATCCGCGGGATGAAGCCTTTGCTGCGCCGGGTAAATACATCGGTCCGGTGTATCAACCGGAGCAGCAAGCTGAACTGGAGGCGCGCTACGGCTGGACGATGAAGGCTGATGGGCCGTACATTCGCCGGGTCGTCCCCTCCCCGATGCCGCAAAACATTATCGACAGCGACGCGATTCAGACGCTGATGGCGGCCGGACATATGGTGATCTGCTGTGGCGGTGGCGGCGTTCCGGTCGTGGCACAGGACGACGGATATCAGGGAACCGAAGCCGTGATCGATAAAGATCTCACGGCGGCAGTACTGGCGAACGCCATTAATGCCGATCACCTGCTGATCCTGACCGACGCCGATGCCGTGTACGAAAACTGGGGAACTCCGCAGGCGCGCGCGCTGCATCACGTCACAACAGAAGAACTGGCGCCCTTCGCCGCACCGGACGGTGCTATGGGGCCAAAAGCGAGTGCCGTCATTGAGTTTGTCAAACAGACCGGGAATATGGCATTTATTGGCGCGTTAAAAGACGCTCCGCAGATCCTGGCGGGCGAGAAAGGCACCTGCGTGACCCGGTAA